A genomic window from Bubalus bubalis isolate 160015118507 breed Murrah chromosome X, NDDB_SH_1, whole genome shotgun sequence includes:
- the SUV39H1 gene encoding histone-lysine N-methyltransferase SUV39H1 isoform X2, with protein sequence MAENLKGCSVCCKSSWNQLQDLCRLAKLSCPALGISKRNLYDFEVEYLCDYKKIREQEYYLVKWRGYPDSESTWEPRQNLKCVRILKQFHKDLERELLRRHHRSKPPRHLDPSLANYLVQKAKQRRALRRWEQELNAKRSHLGRITVENEVDLDGPPRAFVYINEYRVGEGITLNQVAVGCECQDCLWAPAGGCCPGASLHKFAYNDQGQVRLRAGLPIYECNSRCRCGYDCPNRVVQKGIRYDLCIFRTDDGRGWGVRTLEKIRKNSFVMEYVGEIITSEEAERRGQIYDRQGATYLFDLDYVEDVYTVDAAYYGNISHFVNHSCDPNLQVYNVFIDNLDERLPRIAFFATRTIRAGEELTFDYNMQVDPVDMESTRMDSNFGLAGLPGSPKKRVRIECKCGTESCRKYLF encoded by the exons ATGGCGGAAAATTTAAAAG GCTGCAGTGTGTGTTGCAAATCTTCTTGGAATCAGCTACAGGACCTGTGCCGCCTGGCCAAGCTCTCCTGCCCTGCCCTTGGCATCTCCAAGAGGAACCTCTATGACTTTGAAGTCGAGTACCTGTGCGATTACAAAAAGATCCGC gAACAGGAGTATTACCTGGTAAAATGGCGTGGGTACCCAGACTCCGAGAGCACTTGGGAACCACGGCAGAATCTCAAGTGTGTGCGCATTCTCAAGCAGTTCCACAAGGACTTGGAAAGGGAGCTGCTCCGGCGGCACCACCGGTCAAAGCCACCCCGGCACCTGGACCCAAGCCTGGCCAACTACCTGGTGCAGAAGGCCAAGCAGAGGCGGGCACTCCGGCGCTGGGAGCAGGAGCTCAATGCCAAGCGCAGCCACCTGGGACGCATCACCGTGGAGAACGAAGTGGACCTGGATGGCCCCCCACGGGCCTTCGTGTACATCAACGAGTACCGTGTTGGTGAGGGCATCACCCTCAACCAGGTGGCTGTGGGCTGCGAGTGCCAGGACTGTCTGTGGGCACCGGCCGGAGGCTGCTGCCCTGGGGCGTCACTGCACAAGTTTGCCTACAATGACCAGGGCCAGGTGCGCCTGCGAGCCGGGCTGCCCATCTATGAGTGCAACTCCCGCTGCCGCTGTGGCTATGACTGCCCCAACCGCGTGGTACAGAAGGGCATCCGCTACGACCTCTGCATCTTCCGCACGGATGATGGACGTGGCTGGGGTGTCCGCACGCTGGAGAAGATCCGCAAGAACAGTTTCGTCATGGAGTACGTGGGCGAG ATCATTACCTCAGAGGAGGCAGAGCGGCGGGGCCAGATCTATGACCGCCAGGGTGCCACCTACCTCTTCGACCTGGACTACGTGGAGGATGTGTACACTGTGGACGCCGCCTATTACGGCAACATCTCCCACTTTGTCAACCACAGT TGTGACCCCAACCTCCAGGTGTACAACGTCTTCATAGACAACCTTGATGAGCGGCTGCCCCGCATTGCTTTCTTTGCCACCAGAACCATCCGGGCAGGCGAGGAGCTCACCTTTGATTACAACATGCAag TGGACCCCGTGGACATGGAGAGCACACGCATGGACTCCAACTTTGGCCTGGCTGGGCTCCCCGGCTCTCCCAAGAAGCGGGTCCGCATCGAATGCAAGTGTGGGACTGAATCCTGCCGCAAATACCTCTTCTAG
- the SUV39H1 gene encoding histone-lysine N-methyltransferase SUV39H1 isoform X1 — MAENLKGEAVAAATRARWQAGWAGGVASRTRGPRRPRPPGREPEGCSVCCKSSWNQLQDLCRLAKLSCPALGISKRNLYDFEVEYLCDYKKIREQEYYLVKWRGYPDSESTWEPRQNLKCVRILKQFHKDLERELLRRHHRSKPPRHLDPSLANYLVQKAKQRRALRRWEQELNAKRSHLGRITVENEVDLDGPPRAFVYINEYRVGEGITLNQVAVGCECQDCLWAPAGGCCPGASLHKFAYNDQGQVRLRAGLPIYECNSRCRCGYDCPNRVVQKGIRYDLCIFRTDDGRGWGVRTLEKIRKNSFVMEYVGEIITSEEAERRGQIYDRQGATYLFDLDYVEDVYTVDAAYYGNISHFVNHSCDPNLQVYNVFIDNLDERLPRIAFFATRTIRAGEELTFDYNMQVDPVDMESTRMDSNFGLAGLPGSPKKRVRIECKCGTESCRKYLF; from the exons ATGGCGGAAAATTTAAAAGGTGAAGCAGTGGCGGCAGCGACGCGGGCCCGCTGGCAGGCTGGGTGGGCTGGAGGGGTGGCGTCGCGGACTCGGGGCCCCCGGCGTCCGAGGCCACCGGGCCGGGAGCCGGAAG GCTGCAGTGTGTGTTGCAAATCTTCTTGGAATCAGCTACAGGACCTGTGCCGCCTGGCCAAGCTCTCCTGCCCTGCCCTTGGCATCTCCAAGAGGAACCTCTATGACTTTGAAGTCGAGTACCTGTGCGATTACAAAAAGATCCGC gAACAGGAGTATTACCTGGTAAAATGGCGTGGGTACCCAGACTCCGAGAGCACTTGGGAACCACGGCAGAATCTCAAGTGTGTGCGCATTCTCAAGCAGTTCCACAAGGACTTGGAAAGGGAGCTGCTCCGGCGGCACCACCGGTCAAAGCCACCCCGGCACCTGGACCCAAGCCTGGCCAACTACCTGGTGCAGAAGGCCAAGCAGAGGCGGGCACTCCGGCGCTGGGAGCAGGAGCTCAATGCCAAGCGCAGCCACCTGGGACGCATCACCGTGGAGAACGAAGTGGACCTGGATGGCCCCCCACGGGCCTTCGTGTACATCAACGAGTACCGTGTTGGTGAGGGCATCACCCTCAACCAGGTGGCTGTGGGCTGCGAGTGCCAGGACTGTCTGTGGGCACCGGCCGGAGGCTGCTGCCCTGGGGCGTCACTGCACAAGTTTGCCTACAATGACCAGGGCCAGGTGCGCCTGCGAGCCGGGCTGCCCATCTATGAGTGCAACTCCCGCTGCCGCTGTGGCTATGACTGCCCCAACCGCGTGGTACAGAAGGGCATCCGCTACGACCTCTGCATCTTCCGCACGGATGATGGACGTGGCTGGGGTGTCCGCACGCTGGAGAAGATCCGCAAGAACAGTTTCGTCATGGAGTACGTGGGCGAG ATCATTACCTCAGAGGAGGCAGAGCGGCGGGGCCAGATCTATGACCGCCAGGGTGCCACCTACCTCTTCGACCTGGACTACGTGGAGGATGTGTACACTGTGGACGCCGCCTATTACGGCAACATCTCCCACTTTGTCAACCACAGT TGTGACCCCAACCTCCAGGTGTACAACGTCTTCATAGACAACCTTGATGAGCGGCTGCCCCGCATTGCTTTCTTTGCCACCAGAACCATCCGGGCAGGCGAGGAGCTCACCTTTGATTACAACATGCAag TGGACCCCGTGGACATGGAGAGCACACGCATGGACTCCAACTTTGGCCTGGCTGGGCTCCCCGGCTCTCCCAAGAAGCGGGTCCGCATCGAATGCAAGTGTGGGACTGAATCCTGCCGCAAATACCTCTTCTAG
- the WAS gene encoding wiskott-Aldrich syndrome protein, translating to MSGGPSGGRPGGRGGQGVQQNIPSTLLQDHENQQLFEMLGRKCWTLATAVVQLYLALPPGAEHWTKGHCGAVCFVKDNPKKSYFIRLYGLQAGRLLWEQELYSQLVYSAPTPFFHTFAGDDCQAGLNFANEGEAEAFRNLVQEKIQKRNQRQSGDRRQLPPPPVPASEERRGGLPPLPPHPGGDQGGPAASPVSLGLVTVDIQNPDITNSRYRSLPAPGPSPSDKKRSGKKKISKSDIGAPSGFKHVSHVGWDPQNGFDVNNLDPDLRSLFSRAGISDAQLTDAETSKFIYDFIENQGGMEAVRKEMRRQEPLPPPPPPSRGGNQPPRPPTVGSNKGRSGPLPPVPSGGAPPPPTPRGPPPPGRGGPPPPPPPATGRSVPPPPPPPGAGGGPPMPPPPPPPPPPPPSSGDGPIPPPPPPSLGLVGGPAPGGGRGALLDQIRQGIQLNKTPGAPESSALQPPPQSSEGLVGALMHVMQKRSKAIHSSDEGEDQAGDDDDDDEWDD from the exons ATGAGTGGGGGCCCTTCGGGAGGCAGGCCTGGGGGCCGCGGAGGACAAGGGGTTCAGCAGAACATCCCGTCCACCCTCCTCCAGGACCATGAGAACCAACAACTCTTTGAGATGCTCGGACGGAAGTGCTGG ACGCTGGCCACTGCGGTTGTTCAGCTGTACCTGGCGCTGCCCCCTGGAGCTGAGCACTGGACCAAGGGACACTGTGGGGCTGTGTGCTTCGTGAAGGataaccccaagaagtcttactTCATCCGCCTTTATGGCCTTCAG GCTGGCCGGCTGCTGTGGGAACAGGAGCTGTACTCACAGCTGGTCTACTCTGCTCCCACCCCCTTTTTCCACACCTTTGCTGGAGAT GACTGCCAAGCGGGGCTGAACTTTGCAAACGAGGGCGAGGCCGAGGCCTTCCGGAACCTGGTGCAGGAGAAGATACAAAAACGGAATCAGAGGCAAAGCGGGG ACAGGCGCCAGCTCCCGCCTCCACCAGTGCCAGCCAGTGAAG agagaagaggaggactcccacccctgcccccgcaCCCAGGTGGAGACCAAGGGG GCCCAGCAGCCAGCCCAGTGTCTCTGGGGCTGGTGACAGTGGACATCCAGAACCCAGACATCACGAATTCACGATACCGTTCGCTCCCAGCACCTGGGCCTAGCCCAAGTGATAAGAAACgctcagggaagaaaaagatcaGCAAGTCTGATATTGGTGCACCCAGTGGATTCAA ACATGTCAGCCACGTGGGGTGGGACCCCCAGAATGGATTTGAC GTGAACAACCTGGACCCAGATCTGCGGAGCCTGTTCTCAAGGGCAGGAATCAGTGATGCCCAGCTCACCGATGCTGAGACCTCCAAATTTATCTATGACTTCATTGAGAACCAGGGTGGGATGGAAGCTGTACGGAAGGAGATGAGGCGCCAGG AGCCACTTCCACCGCCCCCACCGCCATCCCGAGGAGGGAACCAGCCTCCCCGGCCCCCAACTGTGGGGAGTAACAAGGGTCGCTCTGGCCCTCTGCCCCCTGTACCTTCGGGAGGTGCTCCTCCCCCACCAACTCCCCGGGGACCCCCACCCCCGGGCCGAGGGGGCCCTCCGCCACCACCCCCTCCAGCCACTGGACGCTCTGTGCCAccgccccctccaccccctggAGCTGGGGGTGGACCGCCCATGCCTCCGCCACCACCGccgccaccaccgccaccacccagCTCTGGGGATGGACcaatccctcccccaccccctccttctctGGGGCTTGTGGGGGGCCCGGCCCCTGGTGGGGGTCGGGGGGCACTTTTGGATCAAATCCGGCAGGGAATTCAGCTGAACAAG ACCCCTGGGGCCCCAGAGAGCTCAGCGCTGCAGCCACCACCTCAGAGCTCAGAGGGGCTGGTGGGTGCCCTGATGCACGTGATGCAGAAGAGAAGCAAAGCCATCCATTCTTCTG acGAAGGGGAGGACCAGGCCggggatgatgatgatgatgatgaatggGACGACTGA